One Thermoleophilaceae bacterium DNA window includes the following coding sequences:
- a CDS encoding septum formation initiator family protein — translation MAQAVSASAQRAAARRRQRAAGAAQTRKRAGGRGPSGIRWDRVARTALLATLGIVLLLYISPLHRWLTQRNLAAQETQQLHQLQQQNKQLRAHIAKLHDPTALEAEARKLGMVRRGEREYVVQNLPRR, via the coding sequence ATGGCGCAGGCGGTGTCAGCGAGTGCTCAGCGGGCGGCGGCTCGCCGGCGGCAGAGGGCCGCGGGCGCTGCCCAGACGCGCAAGCGCGCCGGCGGGCGCGGCCCTTCCGGCATCCGCTGGGACCGTGTGGCGCGAACGGCGCTGCTGGCGACCCTCGGCATCGTGCTTCTGCTCTACATCTCGCCGCTTCACCGCTGGCTCACACAGCGCAACCTGGCGGCCCAGGAGACCCAGCAGCTCCACCAGCTGCAGCAGCAGAACAAGCAGCTGAGGGCGCACATCGCGAAGCTGCACGACCCCACGGCCCTGGAGGCCGAGGCGCGCAAGCTCGGCATGGTCCGCCGCGGTGAGCGCGAGTACGTCGTGCAGAACCTCCCGCGGCGCTAG
- the selD gene encoding selenide, water dikinase SelD: MEAVRLTALSHGAGCACKLSPAELHPLLAELPRPDDPNVLVGSDTADDAAAYRVSDDLAILTTVDFFTPIVDDPFDFGRIAATNALSDIYAMGGEPLTALNLVAYSLEELGGEVLREILRGGQEAASAAGVAIVGGHSIDDSEPKYGLAVTGRVHPDRLVRNSTARAGDDLYLTKPVGGGVASTAAKRGDSSLMPEAIAVMTTLNRDAAALASGASAMTDVTGFGLLGHLHEMALASGVAAELDASAVPAIGGVLDLLCSDEPPVAGGTRRNREWVEPFVDWAPDVPEELRWLVCDAMTSGGLLIAAPHGPGTRIGRLVDGEPGRIAVSA; this comes from the coding sequence TTGGAAGCCGTCCGGCTCACCGCCCTCTCTCATGGCGCCGGCTGCGCATGCAAGCTGTCGCCGGCGGAGCTCCATCCGCTGCTCGCCGAGCTGCCGCGGCCGGACGACCCGAACGTGCTCGTGGGGTCGGACACCGCCGATGACGCGGCCGCCTATCGCGTGTCGGACGACCTCGCGATTCTCACCACAGTCGACTTCTTCACGCCGATCGTCGACGACCCGTTCGACTTCGGCCGCATCGCCGCCACCAACGCGCTCTCGGACATCTACGCGATGGGTGGCGAGCCGCTCACGGCACTCAACCTGGTGGCGTACTCGCTCGAGGAGCTCGGCGGGGAGGTGCTCCGCGAGATCCTGCGCGGCGGGCAGGAGGCCGCCTCAGCGGCCGGTGTGGCGATCGTGGGCGGCCACTCGATTGACGACTCGGAGCCGAAGTACGGGCTGGCCGTGACCGGTCGGGTGCATCCGGATCGGCTCGTGCGCAACTCCACGGCTCGCGCGGGCGACGATCTCTATCTCACGAAGCCGGTGGGAGGCGGCGTGGCGTCCACCGCCGCCAAGCGGGGCGACTCTTCCCTGATGCCGGAGGCGATCGCCGTCATGACCACGCTCAATCGCGACGCCGCCGCCCTTGCCTCCGGCGCCAGCGCGATGACCGACGTGACGGGCTTCGGCCTGCTCGGGCACCTGCACGAGATGGCGCTCGCCAGCGGCGTGGCCGCGGAGCTGGACGCGAGCGCCGTTCCCGCGATCGGAGGTGTGCTCGACCTGCTGTGCTCGGACGAGCCGCCGGTGGCGGGCGGCACGCGGCGCAACCGCGAATGGGTTGAGCCATTCGTGGACTGGGCGCCCGACGTGCCGGAAGAGCTCCGCTGGCTGGTATGCGACGCGATGACGTCCGGCGGCCTGCTGATCGCCGCCCCGCACGGCCCGGGCACGCGCATCGGTCGCCTCGTGGACGGCGAGCCGGGCCGGATCGCGGTCAGCGCCTGA
- the eno gene encoding phosphopyruvate hydratase has translation MSEIQQVHARQVLDSRGNPTVEVEVALKSGGSGRAIVPSGASTGEFEAVELRDGGDAFGGKAVTRAVENVRGEIASAVTGLDAADQAALDRAMIELDGTGNKGRLGANAILGVSLAAAKAMAVEEGLPLWRYLGGEAAHILPVPMMNVLNGGAHADNKVDFQEFMVVPCGFDTYSRALQAGAEVFQALKKTLHDRGFGTTVGDEGGFAPDLESNEQALEFLVAGIEAAGYKPGDDVAIALDPATSEIFKSGSYELEHEGRSLSSAELADYWADLASRYPIVSLEDGMDEEDWDGWKVLTDRIGEHLQLVGDDLFVTNTERLRRGIDAGVANSILVKVNQIGTLTETLDAISTARDAGYTAVMSHRSGETEDVTIADLAVATGCGQIKTGAPSRTDRVAKYNQLLRIEEALGGDAEYPGRSVFRS, from the coding sequence ATGAGTGAGATTCAGCAGGTGCACGCGCGGCAGGTGCTCGACAGCCGCGGCAATCCCACGGTTGAGGTCGAGGTGGCGCTGAAGTCCGGCGGCTCGGGCCGCGCGATCGTCCCGTCCGGCGCCTCCACAGGCGAGTTCGAGGCGGTTGAGCTGCGCGACGGCGGCGATGCCTTCGGCGGCAAGGCCGTGACGCGGGCCGTGGAGAACGTGCGCGGTGAGATCGCCTCGGCGGTCACGGGGCTCGACGCTGCCGACCAGGCCGCGCTGGACCGCGCGATGATCGAGCTCGACGGCACCGGCAACAAGGGCAGGCTCGGCGCGAACGCGATCCTCGGCGTATCGCTTGCGGCCGCCAAGGCGATGGCGGTGGAGGAGGGCCTGCCGCTGTGGCGCTACCTCGGCGGCGAGGCGGCGCACATCCTGCCGGTGCCGATGATGAACGTGCTCAACGGCGGCGCGCACGCGGACAACAAGGTGGACTTCCAGGAGTTCATGGTCGTGCCCTGCGGGTTCGACACCTATTCGCGGGCGCTCCAGGCCGGCGCCGAGGTGTTCCAGGCGCTCAAGAAGACGCTGCACGACCGAGGCTTCGGCACCACGGTTGGCGACGAGGGCGGCTTCGCCCCCGACCTCGAGTCGAACGAGCAGGCCCTCGAGTTCCTCGTCGCGGGCATAGAGGCCGCGGGCTACAAGCCCGGCGACGACGTGGCCATCGCGCTCGATCCGGCCACCAGCGAGATCTTCAAGTCCGGCTCGTACGAGCTCGAGCACGAGGGCCGCTCACTGTCCTCCGCCGAGCTCGCCGATTACTGGGCCGACCTCGCCTCCCGCTACCCGATCGTCTCGCTCGAGGACGGCATGGACGAGGAGGACTGGGACGGCTGGAAGGTCCTCACCGACCGCATCGGCGAGCACCTGCAGCTCGTGGGGGACGATCTGTTCGTGACCAACACCGAGCGCCTGCGCCGTGGAATCGACGCCGGCGTGGCCAACTCGATCCTCGTGAAGGTCAACCAGATCGGCACGCTCACGGAGACGCTCGACGCGATCTCCACGGCCCGTGACGCCGGCTACACCGCCGTGATGTCGCACCGCTCCGGCGAGACCGAGGACGTGACGATCGCGGACCTCGCGGTGGCCACCGGCTGCGGCCAGATCAAGACGGGCGCGCCGTCGCGCACGGATCGCGTGGCGAAGTACAACCAGCTGCTGCGCATCGAGGAGGCGCTGGGCGGCGACGCCGAGTATCCCGGCCGCTCCGTCTTTCGAAGCTAG
- a CDS encoding tRNA-binding protein → MATFEEFQRIDMRVGRVLSVSDFPQARVPAWKLEIDFGPEVGVKRSSAQITHYSREELEGRLVIGVVNFPPRRIATFDSEVLVMGAIDPEKGVVLLRPDEDVEPGDRIG, encoded by the coding sequence ATGGCCACCTTCGAGGAGTTCCAGCGCATCGACATGCGCGTGGGCCGCGTCCTATCGGTGTCGGACTTCCCGCAGGCGCGCGTTCCGGCCTGGAAGCTCGAGATCGACTTCGGCCCGGAGGTGGGCGTCAAGCGTTCGTCCGCACAGATCACGCACTACTCGCGCGAGGAGCTCGAAGGCCGGCTCGTGATCGGCGTGGTGAACTTCCCCCCACGGCGGATCGCCACCTTCGACTCTGAGGTTCTCGTGATGGGGGCCATCGACCCGGAGAAGGGCGTGGTGCTTCTCAGGCCCGACGAGGACGTCGAGCCGGGAGACCGGATCGGCTAG
- a CDS encoding DUF2090 domain-containing protein yields MNPGYDGKLFILAFDHRGSFQKKWFGLEGEPTDEDTHKISDAKHLIFEGLLHALDEGAEAGITGALVDEQFGAPTDVPGQARGRGLKLAMPVEKSGQNEFDFEYGDQFGDHIERFDPDFSKVLVRYNPDDPDTEMNARQLERLKRLSDWLHDHDRKFLFELLVPATDDQLSQVDGDSDRYDAELRPELMRRAIEDIQNAGIEVDIWKIEGVDERSDAEMLAEQTRAGGRDGVVCVLLGRGASDEKVDHWLTQAAPVEGFVGFAIGRSIWGDALKGFLDGSIEREDAARQIGENYLRFVKVYEESEAKAAA; encoded by the coding sequence ATGAATCCCGGCTACGACGGCAAGCTCTTCATCCTCGCGTTCGACCATCGCGGCTCCTTCCAGAAGAAGTGGTTCGGCCTCGAGGGCGAGCCCACGGATGAGGACACTCACAAGATCTCGGACGCGAAGCACCTGATCTTCGAAGGACTTCTGCATGCCCTGGACGAGGGCGCGGAGGCCGGCATCACCGGCGCGCTCGTGGACGAGCAGTTCGGCGCCCCCACCGATGTGCCCGGCCAGGCGCGCGGCCGCGGGCTCAAGCTCGCGATGCCGGTTGAGAAGAGCGGCCAGAACGAGTTCGACTTCGAATACGGCGACCAGTTCGGCGACCACATCGAGAGGTTCGACCCGGACTTCTCGAAGGTGCTCGTGCGCTACAACCCGGACGACCCGGACACCGAGATGAACGCGCGTCAGCTCGAGCGCCTCAAGCGCCTGTCGGACTGGCTCCACGACCACGACCGGAAGTTCCTCTTCGAGCTGCTCGTGCCGGCCACCGACGACCAGCTCTCGCAGGTGGATGGCGACAGCGACCGCTACGACGCCGAGCTTCGCCCGGAGCTGATGCGCCGCGCGATCGAGGACATTCAGAACGCGGGCATCGAGGTGGACATCTGGAAGATCGAGGGCGTGGACGAGCGCTCGGACGCCGAGATGCTCGCCGAGCAGACCCGCGCCGGCGGCCGCGACGGCGTCGTATGCGTGCTGCTGGGCCGCGGCGCTTCAGACGAGAAGGTCGACCACTGGCTCACCCAGGCTGCCCCGGTTGAGGGATTCGTGGGCTTCGCGATCGGCCGCTCGATCTGGGGCGACGCGCTGAAGGGCTTCCTCGACGGCTCGATCGAGCGCGAGGACGCGGCCCGTCAGATCGGCGAGAACTACCTCAGATTCGTGAAGGTCTACGAGGAGTCCGAAGCCAAGGCCGCAGCCTGA
- a CDS encoding sigma-70 family RNA polymerase sigma factor: MEASALTQTPALAARSPLLRLQSDEKLVALTRRGNHGAFEALVDRYNSRLLAFCRHMLASTEDAEDVLQEVFTAAFNAICADDRPINARPWLYRIARNRCLNHLRRPQHAGQDSMDVFERDGGATTADTVHTREEFRQIVADVQDLPETQRTALLLREIDALSYEQIAEAMDTTVPSVKSLLVRARVSLAEAAEARLLTCAEVRLELGQVAEGIARTSAPVRRHVRTCERCKIFKRELRNTGRALAAVYPVGGLVVIKKFVLAKLGAAGGGAAASSAAAGGAAAGGGAAVGGAGIAGAGAVASSTAGGVISAGVSAVATKAAAGLAAAAIVTAGAVEVKHASHPAHPASFARSVPAQPAQVEPQVVAAEPQQVAAPVHRARHASKPKKAAVQKTPAQPTPAPTTTTPAATTPVAPVQTDQGGSTVALPQQGSTGPSGTESDPTATGGTPQPSGSQPAPTTPSDPTQPPPASTDPSSTPPPPPSDSDPSSTEPQPTPPPGQ, translated from the coding sequence TTGGAGGCTTCCGCTCTTACACAGACTCCCGCGCTTGCTGCGCGGTCGCCGCTTCTTCGGCTGCAGAGCGACGAAAAGCTCGTCGCGCTGACTCGTCGCGGCAACCATGGCGCCTTCGAGGCGCTGGTTGATCGCTACAACTCGCGCCTGCTCGCCTTCTGCCGCCACATGCTCGCCTCCACCGAGGACGCCGAGGACGTGCTGCAGGAGGTGTTCACCGCCGCCTTCAACGCGATCTGCGCCGACGACCGGCCGATCAACGCGCGCCCGTGGCTCTACCGCATCGCGCGCAATCGCTGCCTGAACCACCTGCGCCGGCCGCAGCACGCCGGGCAGGACTCGATGGACGTCTTCGAGCGCGACGGCGGCGCCACCACGGCGGACACCGTTCACACGCGCGAGGAGTTCCGCCAGATCGTGGCCGACGTCCAGGATCTGCCCGAGACCCAGCGCACCGCGCTGCTCCTGCGCGAGATCGACGCTCTCTCCTACGAGCAGATCGCCGAGGCAATGGACACCACGGTGCCCAGCGTCAAGTCGCTGCTCGTGCGCGCGCGCGTGTCACTGGCCGAGGCCGCCGAGGCGCGACTGCTCACATGTGCAGAGGTGCGGCTCGAGCTCGGCCAGGTGGCCGAGGGCATCGCGCGCACGTCCGCTCCGGTGCGCCGGCACGTCCGCACGTGCGAGCGCTGCAAGATCTTCAAGCGCGAGCTACGCAACACCGGCCGGGCGCTGGCGGCGGTCTACCCGGTGGGCGGGCTCGTTGTGATCAAGAAGTTCGTGCTCGCCAAGCTCGGCGCCGCCGGTGGCGGAGCCGCAGCCAGCAGCGCGGCCGCGGGAGGCGCGGCGGCGGGAGGCGGCGCTGCCGTGGGCGGCGCGGGCATCGCAGGCGCGGGCGCCGTGGCATCCAGCACGGCCGGCGGTGTGATCTCCGCCGGTGTGAGCGCCGTGGCCACCAAGGCCGCCGCGGGACTTGCAGCGGCCGCGATCGTCACCGCGGGCGCCGTCGAGGTGAAGCACGCATCGCATCCCGCGCATCCGGCCTCCTTTGCCCGTTCGGTGCCCGCGCAGCCCGCGCAGGTGGAGCCGCAGGTGGTGGCCGCGGAGCCGCAGCAGGTGGCCGCGCCGGTGCACAGGGCCCGTCACGCGTCGAAGCCGAAGAAGGCGGCCGTGCAGAAGACCCCCGCACAGCCGACGCCGGCGCCGACCACCACCACACCTGCCGCAACCACCCCGGTGGCTCCGGTGCAGACCGACCAGGGCGGCTCGACGGTCGCGCTCCCGCAGCAGGGCAGCACGGGCCCCAGCGGCACCGAGTCCGATCCCACGGCCACGGGCGGCACGCCGCAGCCCTCGGGCAGCCAGCCCGCGCCCACCACGCCGAGCGATCCCACGCAGCCTCCGCCGGCTTCCACCGATCCCTCTTCCACTCCGCCTCCGCCGCCGTCGGACAGCGACCCCTCATCCACCGAGCCGCAGCCCACGCCGCCGCCCGGCCAGTAG
- a CDS encoding metal-dependent hydrolase, which translates to MEIRFLGHACFELTDGDTRVLIDPFLTGNPKAGAEASDMNPTHIFLTHGHADHYGDIEDIAKRTGAQCVAMVEIADELSENGIENVADPNFGGTVEFDGGWVRLVPAWHTSTTPRGTANTPAGLVVNLGGTTVYHLGDTCLFSDLQLVKERSPIDVAIMPIGGHYTMDRHDAVKAAEWVGAGTVIPCHYNTFPPIETDDQAFKSDVESKTSSKVVILQPGESHSV; encoded by the coding sequence ATGGAGATCCGCTTTCTCGGCCACGCCTGCTTCGAGCTGACCGACGGCGACACGCGCGTGCTGATCGACCCGTTCCTCACGGGCAATCCGAAGGCCGGCGCCGAGGCGTCGGACATGAACCCCACGCACATCTTCCTCACGCACGGGCACGCGGACCACTACGGCGACATCGAGGACATCGCCAAGCGCACCGGCGCGCAGTGCGTGGCGATGGTCGAGATCGCGGACGAGCTCAGCGAGAACGGAATCGAGAACGTGGCGGACCCGAACTTCGGCGGCACCGTTGAGTTCGACGGCGGCTGGGTGCGGCTCGTGCCGGCCTGGCACACGTCCACCACTCCGAGGGGCACGGCCAACACGCCCGCCGGCCTCGTGGTCAACCTCGGCGGCACGACGGTCTACCACCTGGGCGACACCTGCCTCTTCAGCGATCTCCAGCTCGTGAAGGAGCGCAGCCCGATCGACGTGGCGATCATGCCGATCGGCGGCCACTACACGATGGACCGCCACGACGCCGTGAAGGCGGCCGAGTGGGTCGGCGCGGGCACCGTGATCCCGTGCCACTACAACACGTTCCCGCCGATCGAGACCGATGACCAGGCCTTCAAGTCGGACGTGGAGTCGAAGACGTCCTCGAAGGTCGTGATCCTGCAGCCGGGTGAGAGCCATTCGGTTTAG
- a CDS encoding rhomboid family intramembrane serine protease, with the protein MSEPGLFVVCKNCGSEVSPYVTECPYCGQRVRKRAPRLDRGEPGEEPRRKRRQRKMPSLGRIRRDEIPGIAPDTRPYATMALIAVAIAANIAIATGQVSYFDLGEVLPGHHEVWRMFASPFLHANAGYELITLGGTAIFGTLLERRFGWPVPIVLFLACGAFGTFAAVKLDEFHAAIGANGAALGLLCAWLVDDRLAARRGEDRGNDMIGVIVIAAVLLLVPIMTDQASAIAGVAGALAGAALGVPLGLFVRR; encoded by the coding sequence GTGAGCGAGCCCGGCCTCTTCGTGGTCTGTAAGAACTGCGGCTCTGAGGTCAGTCCGTATGTGACGGAGTGCCCTTATTGCGGTCAGCGCGTGCGCAAGCGTGCGCCACGGCTCGATCGCGGGGAGCCGGGCGAGGAGCCGCGGCGCAAGCGCCGCCAGCGCAAGATGCCCTCGCTCGGGCGGATCCGCCGGGACGAGATCCCCGGGATCGCGCCGGACACGCGGCCCTACGCCACCATGGCGCTCATCGCCGTTGCGATCGCGGCGAACATCGCCATCGCGACCGGGCAGGTGAGCTACTTCGACCTGGGCGAGGTCCTGCCGGGCCACCACGAGGTGTGGCGGATGTTCGCGAGCCCGTTCCTGCACGCGAACGCGGGCTACGAGCTGATCACGCTCGGCGGCACCGCGATCTTCGGCACGCTGCTCGAGCGCCGCTTCGGCTGGCCGGTGCCGATCGTGCTCTTCCTCGCGTGCGGCGCATTCGGCACGTTTGCCGCCGTGAAGCTCGACGAGTTCCACGCCGCGATTGGCGCCAACGGCGCCGCCCTCGGTCTGCTGTGCGCATGGCTTGTGGACGATCGCCTGGCCGCCCGCCGCGGCGAGGACCGCGGGAACGACATGATCGGCGTGATCGTGATCGCGGCCGTGCTGCTGCTCGTGCCGATCATGACCGACCAGGCGAGCGCGATCGCCGGGGTGGCGGGCGCGCTGGCGGGCGCCGCGCTCGGCGTGCCGCTGGGGCTCTTCGTCAGGCGCTGA
- a CDS encoding MazG nucleotide pyrophosphohydrolase domain-containing protein: MDKGEPADSLVALDEITRRLRRECPWDREQDERSIVPHTVEEAYELADAANSGDDAKMLDELGDVLFQVYFLSLLLEERGAGDLAAVAEHCRQKLIRRHPHVFGDTEAHDAATVLRNWDEIKRSEPGRGGEEIFHDVPENLPSLLYARKLLRRAGSRGYEHPEPDRLRDLLDAESFEAIGDLLFDCVVLARDAGVDPELALRAAADRFREAIDE; encoded by the coding sequence GTGGATAAGGGCGAGCCAGCTGACTCGCTGGTCGCCCTCGACGAGATAACGCGCCGGCTGCGGCGCGAGTGCCCCTGGGACAGGGAGCAGGACGAGCGCTCGATCGTGCCCCACACGGTCGAGGAGGCTTACGAGCTCGCCGACGCCGCTAACAGCGGCGACGACGCCAAGATGCTCGACGAGCTCGGCGACGTCCTGTTCCAGGTCTACTTCCTGTCGCTGCTCCTCGAGGAGCGTGGCGCCGGTGATCTCGCCGCCGTAGCGGAGCATTGCCGCCAGAAGCTGATACGCCGGCACCCGCACGTGTTCGGGGATACCGAGGCGCACGACGCCGCCACCGTGCTTCGCAACTGGGACGAGATCAAGCGCAGCGAGCCGGGACGCGGCGGCGAGGAGATCTTCCACGACGTGCCCGAGAACCTGCCGTCGCTGTTGTATGCCCGCAAGTTGCTGCGGCGGGCCGGATCGCGAGGTTACGAGCACCCCGAGCCAGATAGGCTGCGGGACCTTCTCGACGCCGAGAGTTTCGAGGCGATCGGGGACCTTCTTTTCGACTGCGTGGTGCTGGCGCGCGACGCCGGGGTGGATCCCGAGCTTGCTCTGCGCGCTGCCGCGGACCGATTCAGAGAGGCGATAGATGAGTGA
- a CDS encoding carboxylate-amine ligase translates to MEHRFTGPPYTIGIEEELMILDAETLDLSNSIEAMLEAVEGENGQVKPELMESVLEVATTPCRNTQEAGRELRDLRARVAALARDRGLAIGSAGTHPYAMWEDQRIVARPRYRDLVAALRFVARQELIFGVHVHVGVDDPDKAIHVANGMRVHMGMLLALSANSPFWRADATGLLSTRTPIFRAFPRVGIPPRYNDFEDYSRRVQFMIDSRTIEDYTYLWYDVRPHPNFGTVEVRVMDAQTRVEHTLALAALVQCLVKELSEHFEAGRDLSRYPYEMLDENKWLAARHGLEGELVDLPETTRVPTRELVRRVVDRVRPHAEELGCVDDLEGIHDLLEKGNGAARQVVVFEANHDLREVTREIVEATTA, encoded by the coding sequence GTGGAGCACCGATTCACGGGGCCCCCATACACGATCGGCATAGAGGAAGAGCTGATGATCCTCGACGCCGAGACGCTCGACCTATCGAACTCGATCGAGGCGATGCTCGAGGCCGTGGAGGGGGAGAACGGGCAGGTGAAGCCGGAGCTGATGGAGTCCGTCCTCGAGGTGGCCACCACTCCCTGCAGGAACACGCAGGAGGCCGGGCGGGAACTGCGCGACCTGCGGGCGCGGGTGGCCGCGCTGGCGCGCGACCGCGGCCTCGCGATCGGTTCCGCCGGCACGCACCCCTACGCCATGTGGGAGGACCAGCGGATCGTGGCCCGCCCGCGCTATCGCGATCTGGTGGCCGCCCTGCGCTTCGTGGCGCGCCAGGAGCTCATCTTCGGCGTTCACGTGCACGTAGGCGTGGACGATCCGGACAAGGCCATCCACGTGGCGAACGGCATGCGGGTGCACATGGGGATGCTGCTCGCGCTCTCGGCGAACTCGCCGTTCTGGCGGGCGGATGCCACCGGCCTCCTCTCCACCCGCACGCCGATCTTCCGCGCCTTCCCGAGGGTGGGCATCCCGCCCCGCTACAACGACTTCGAGGACTACTCCCGGCGCGTGCAGTTCATGATCGACTCGCGCACGATCGAGGACTACACCTACCTCTGGTACGACGTGCGGCCTCACCCGAACTTCGGCACCGTGGAGGTGCGGGTGATGGACGCGCAGACGCGCGTGGAGCACACGCTGGCGCTGGCGGCGCTCGTGCAATGCCTCGTGAAGGAGCTCTCCGAGCACTTCGAGGCGGGCAGGGACCTGTCCCGCTACCCGTACGAGATGCTCGACGAGAACAAGTGGCTGGCCGCGCGGCATGGCCTCGAGGGAGAGCTCGTGGACCTGCCGGAGACCACGCGGGTGCCCACTCGCGAGCTGGTGCGGCGGGTAGTCGACCGCGTTCGGCCGCACGCCGAGGAGCTCGGCTGCGTGGACGATCTCGAGGGAATCCACGACCTGCTCGAGAAGGGAAACGGCGCCGCGCGCCAGGTTGTGGTGTTCGAGGCAAACCACGACCTCCGCGAGGTCACCCGGGAGATTGTGGAGGCCACGACCGCCTGA
- a CDS encoding four helix bundle protein, translating to MPSNFQRLIAYQKSVALAHELHTAVEHWPLLDRKTVGPQLIRPATSIGANIAEASGRWHENDRRQFLRIARGSLLETEDWVTYGEKRGLLAHGTLAQLEEVARLMNGLIRKLAPEN from the coding sequence ATGCCCTCGAACTTCCAGCGCCTGATCGCCTACCAGAAGTCGGTAGCGCTCGCCCATGAATTGCACACAGCCGTCGAGCACTGGCCGCTCCTTGACCGCAAGACCGTCGGTCCTCAGCTGATCAGACCAGCAACCTCCATCGGAGCCAACATCGCCGAGGCAAGCGGACGCTGGCACGAGAACGACCGCCGGCAGTTCCTCCGCATAGCCCGTGGCTCGCTACTGGAAACCGAGGACTGGGTCACCTACGGCGAGAAACGCGGCCTCCTAGCGCACGGCACGTTGGCGCAACTAGAAGAGGTAGCGCGCCTAATGAACGGCCTGATAAGAAAGCTCGCGCCCGAAAACTAG
- the csrA gene encoding carbon storage regulator CsrA, whose product MLVLTRKSNQSIMIGDEIEVSVLAIMGEKVRIGIEAPRKVPVFRKEVYLEIQLERSDDDSEREQVTEALERLKAKKA is encoded by the coding sequence ATGCTGGTTCTGACTAGAAAGTCCAACCAGAGCATCATGATCGGAGACGAGATCGAGGTGTCGGTCCTCGCGATCATGGGCGAAAAGGTGCGGATTGGGATAGAGGCCCCACGCAAGGTGCCGGTGTTCCGCAAAGAGGTCTACCTCGAGATCCAGCTCGAGCGCTCGGACGACGACTCGGAGCGCGAGCAGGTGACCGAGGCGCTGGAGCGCCTGAAGGCGAAAAAGGCCTAG
- a CDS encoding ribonucleotide-diphosphate reductase subunit beta: protein MTDSATTRTEREDFQATSDPALLESADRGDANLLSYRQLYELWERQQWRTQDIDFSQDREDWQNFPDDEKFQRMYGLSSFFIGEQKVAEELGPMMRAAPTEEMRIFLCTQIADEARHVAFFNRFYEEVGVLQSSNLQDRLKETSAHLNPKFHDLFDDMLHSRVDKLARDPGDLETLVEAVTLYHMVIEGMLALTGQHFIITYNEENGTLPGFVEGFNNVARDEHRHVAFGARFLREMAQADTKYLEAIQRTLVECGPAADGVLTPPWYEEGMDLFGVSIEETREFAMKALGRRMKVIGLAPVS from the coding sequence ATGACCGACAGCGCCACCACCCGCACCGAGCGCGAGGACTTTCAGGCCACGAGCGATCCGGCCCTCCTCGAATCCGCCGACCGAGGAGACGCCAACCTCCTCAGCTACCGCCAGCTCTACGAGCTGTGGGAGCGCCAGCAGTGGCGCACGCAGGACATCGATTTCAGCCAGGACCGCGAGGACTGGCAGAACTTCCCCGACGACGAGAAGTTCCAGCGGATGTACGGCCTCTCGTCGTTCTTCATCGGCGAGCAGAAGGTGGCCGAGGAGCTCGGCCCCATGATGCGCGCGGCGCCCACCGAGGAGATGCGCATCTTCCTCTGCACGCAGATCGCCGACGAGGCGCGCCACGTGGCGTTCTTCAACCGCTTCTACGAGGAAGTCGGCGTGCTTCAGTCCAGCAACCTTCAGGACCGCCTCAAGGAGACGAGCGCGCACCTCAACCCGAAGTTCCACGACCTCTTCGACGACATGCTGCACTCGCGCGTCGACAAGCTCGCGCGCGACCCCGGCGACCTCGAGACGCTGGTGGAGGCGGTCACGCTGTACCACATGGTGATCGAGGGAATGCTCGCCCTCACCGGCCAGCACTTCATCATCACCTACAACGAGGAGAACGGCACGCTGCCGGGCTTCGTGGAGGGCTTCAACAACGTGGCCCGCGACGAGCACAGGCACGTGGCATTCGGCGCGCGCTTCCTGCGCGAGATGGCGCAGGCGGACACCAAGTACCTGGAGGCGATCCAGCGCACGCTGGTGGAGTGCGGTCCCGCCGCCGATGGCGTGCTCACCCCGCCGTGGTACGAGGAGGGCATGGACCTCTTCGGCGTGAGCATCGAGGAGACGCGCGAGTTCGCGATGAAGGCTCTCGGGCGCCGGATGAAGGTCATCGGCCTCGCCCCAGTGAGCTGA